One segment of Setaria viridis chromosome 4, Setaria_viridis_v4.0, whole genome shotgun sequence DNA contains the following:
- the LOC117851644 gene encoding uncharacterized protein — protein MENSPPPAAATEEAQATQPDPLPPRDPAAMRPPSPPRAPLAFPTLDSLAAFLRPRLPPQALSSWGAVPGTKTLLNLFLELSHGDCTLIAPTAPPPSPQVVRAVHVATVRIRNRRGARLVEARQLLSDGTVRSRGPRPLSEKMRPGESPEAAAARAVREELGERARVRIGVAREEAAAPRVEERESVSYPGLPARYVLHAVDAEVVGGVPEDGAFETEETGEDEGDAGAGAITVKRHYWEWVDDDGDGDDEHKEVAAAGARAH, from the coding sequence ATGGAGAATTCCCCACCACCAgcagcggcgacggaggaggcgcaGGCGACGCAACCCGATCCCCTCCCCCCACGAGACCCCGCGGCGATgcggccgccatcgccgccgcgcgcgccgctggCGTTCCCGACGCTGGACTCCCTCGCGGCGTTCCTCCGCCCTCGGCTCCCTCCCCAGGCGCTGTCCTCCTGGGGCGCCGTGCCGGGCACCAAGACCCTGCTGAACCTCTTCCTGGAGCTCTCCCACGGCGACTGCACGCTCATCGCCCCcaccgcaccgccgccgtcgccgcaggtGGTCCGCGCGGTCCACGTGGCGACGGTCCGCATCCGCaaccggcgcggcgcgcggctggTGGAGGCACGGCAGCTGCTCTCCGACGGCACGGTCCGGTCCCGCGGCCCGCGCCCGCTGTCGGAGAAGATGCGGCCCGGCGAGTCCcccgaggccgcggcggcgcgcgccgtgaGGGAGGAGCTCGGGGAGCGCGCGCGCGTCCGGATCGGggtggcgcgggaggaggcggcggcgccgcgcgtggAGGAGCGGGAGTCGGTCTCCTACCCGGGGCTCCCCGCCAGGTACGTGCTCCACGCGGTGGACGCCGAGGTGGTAGGCGGCGTGCCCGAGGACGGGGCGTTCGAGACCGAGGAGACCGGCGAGGACGAGGGGgatgccggcgccggggccatCACCGTGAAGCGGCACTACTGGGAGTgggtcgacgacgacggcgacggcgacgacgagcacaaggaggtcgccgccgccggcgcgcgcgcgcactaG